Within Cellulophaga sp. L1A9, the genomic segment GAACCCTTTGGTCATAAAGCTTTCTCCAAAAGCAAAGCCCATACTGTCCTCATTATCTAACCATGTATTTGGGTCTGATTCTAATGCAATAACATCACTGTTATTAAGGGCTTCATAAAAAACATCATCTAAACGAAACGCAATTTTTTTGCTTACGTGCATGGTACCGTAGAGGTAGGAACTTTGTTTTAGTCCATTTCCAGATATTTCCCAAAGGAGACTATTTTTTTCTTGAGCACTACTCAAAAAATAGCATAAGAAAAAAACGAAACTAAATGATAAACGCATTGGCAATCTTGGTATAAATAGGTTTGTAGGCGTTATGGTTACTATGTATAACGGTACTATTTTGATTGTATTTTTAAATCATCTAAATTTTTCACGAATACTCTAGTATGTGGTAGGCTTTCGGGGTAATTTTTCTGTAAAAATGAAATCAATTTTTCACGTACTAAAACACGTAAATCCCAAGCGGTGGGAGAATCTTTTGCGCTCATCAAGGCTCTAATTTCTACACTCTGTTCTTTGGAGTCTGTTACTTGTAAAACATTTACATCACCATCCCACAAATCTGTACTTTCTAATATTTTGGTCAATTCAGTTCTAATTTCATCAAATGGTACCGTGTAATCCGTGTATAAAAATACGGTCCCTAAAATGTCTGATGAAGTTTTGGTCCAGTTTTCAAAAGGTTTTTCAATGAAGTAGGTCGTGGGTACAATCAGGCGTCTTTTGTCCCAAATATTTACGACCACATAGGTGAGTGTAATTTCTTCTATTCGTCCCCATTCTCCTTCAACAATAACAACATCATCAATTTTAATGGGTTGGGCAATGGCAATTTGAATTCCAGCTAAAATACTACCCAGCATTTTTTGGGCAGAAAAACCAAGTATAATTCCTGCGACCCCGGCAGATGCAAAAATACTTACACCAATTTCACGAATACTATCAAAACTCATCAACGCAATACCAATAGCAAAAATGATGAGTATAAAGATTACAATACGCTCTAAAATATTAAACTGGGTATATATTTTTCGAGCTCTTAAATTGTTGGAGGCATTAACATCGTAATTTTCTATCACCTTTTGCTTAATAATTCTAATAATTGCAATTAGTAACCAGGTAATAGCACAAATGATTAAAAGAGTACTAATTTTTTGAAGCGCATAGGTAACTTCACTAATTCCTAAAGTATCATGGATGACTCTAATTCTAATTAGAATAGCGATAAAAAGGATAAATATGGGCTTTGTTAGTCTTGAAATACTTTTTTTATCTATTAAATATTTAGGGTTTTTCCCAAAATGCCGTAAAATTTTTACAGTAATGTATTGTAAAATAGCTAAGGCTAAAAGTGCGGCAACAATATAGACCAAGACATTTGGTTTTTGTAATAGATTTTTAAACATATTTTTTTAGGTTTAAATTACTGTAGTTGCAACATAAGAAAACAATACTTTTTCTATGTTAAATCGCTGTGAAAATTGAATTTAACTATAATATCATAAATAAACTAATTGGTGGTTTTAAAGGATTTAAAATTAGCATGTAGTATTTTTGTAGTCTGAAAAAGAAAATTTAAAGATTATGAAAGGAGTATTAATGGTTAATTTGGGTTCGCCAGAAAGTCCTACGGCTAAAGATGTTAAGCCGTATTTAGACGAATTTTTGATGGATGAAAGAGTAATTGACGTTCCAAATATTCTTAGAAATATCATTGTAAGAGGTATTATTCTTCAAACAAGACCTAAGAAATCTGCTGAAGCCTATGCTAAAATATGGTGGGATGAAGGTTCTCCATTGGTCGTTATTTCTGAAAGATTTGCTAAAAAAGTGAGCACCCAAATTCAAATGCCCGTGGCCTTAGGAATGCGTTATGGTAAAATGAGCATTAAAAAGGCAATGCAAGAGTTGAAAGACAAGGGTGTCGATGATGTTATTTTAGTGCCTCTGTATCCGCATTATGCCATGTCTTCCTTTGAAACTGTTGTGGTGAAAACCATGGAAGTAAAAGATGAGTTTTTTCCAGAGATGAAAATAACCACCTTGCCTGCTTTTTATAAAAATGAAGACTATATAAAAGTCCTTTCCGAAAGCATTGCAAAACATTTAGAAGGCTTTGAGTATGATCATATCTTGTTTTCATATCATGGAATTCCTGAACGTCATATCCGAAAATCAGACCCAACAAAATTTCATTGTAAAATAGACGGAAGCTGTTGCCAGACAAATTCTGTAGCACATAACACGTGTTACCGTCATCAATGTTATGACACTACGGAGAGTGTAAAGAAATATTTAGGCTTGCCAGAAGATAAAGTAAGTGTGTCTTTTCAGTCAAGACTACCAAATGATCCCTGGTTGAAACCGTATACTGATTTTGAATTTGAGCGTTTCCCGAAAGAAGGAAAGAAGCGTTTGGCTGTGATTACACCTGCGTTTGTTTCAGATTGCTTAGAAACGCTTGAGGAAATCGCTATGGAAGGTAAAGAGCAATTCCAAGAAGCAGGAGGAGATACCTATAAGCATATTCCTTGTTTAAATGATGATGATTCATGGGTTTCTGTGATGGCAGAATGGTTAAACAACTGGGAAAAAACTGAAAAACTGCCTGTATAATGGCAAAAGTCTCCGCTGATCAACTCGGATCTGAATCTATAGGTAAATTACTTGTAAAACAAGCTGTACCTGCATCCATTGGTATCTTAGTGATGTCTCTTAATGTATTGGTAGATTCCATCTTTGTTGGGAATTGGATTGGTTCTATTGCTATTGCGGCAATAAATGTAGTATTACCTGTTTCTTTTTTTATTGCAGCATTGGGGATGTCCGTCGGGATTGGCGGGTCTAGTATTATCTCCCGTGCCTTAGGGGCAAATAACAGAGAAAAAGCATTAAAAACATTCGGAAATCAAATAGCGCTGACCCTTTTAATAACCATCATTATGGTTATTTTAGGGTTAACGTATGTTGATTCTATTATCCCGGCATTTGGGGGAAAGGGTAGAATATTTGATCCCGCAAAAGTCTACTACACCATTGTTTTATACGGAGTGCCTTTTCTAGCCCTTTGTATGATGGGCAATACCGTTATTAGGGCAGAAGGGAAGCCAAAATTTGCGATGATTGCGATGATTATTCCTTCTATTGGAAATCTTGTGATGGATTATATCTTCATCTATATTTTTGATTGGGGAATGGCTGGAGCCGCATGGGCAACTACTATTGGGTACGTGTTATGTTTTTCATATGTGCTCTATTTCTTCATCTCGAAAAACTCAGAACTTAAAATCGGATGGTCGCACCTAAAATTTCATCTTCCTATTTTAAAGGAAATAGGTTCTTTAGGGTTTGTAACCTTGGCAAGGCAGGCAACGACGAGTATTGTTTATTTATTGATGAATAATATACTGTTTGGTTTAGGAGGCGAAGCAATGGTCGCCGTTTACGCTATTGTAGGC encodes:
- a CDS encoding mechanosensitive ion channel family protein — encoded protein: MFKNLLQKPNVLVYIVAALLALAILQYITVKILRHFGKNPKYLIDKKSISRLTKPIFILFIAILIRIRVIHDTLGISEVTYALQKISTLLIICAITWLLIAIIRIIKQKVIENYDVNASNNLRARKIYTQFNILERIVIFILIIFAIGIALMSFDSIREIGVSIFASAGVAGIILGFSAQKMLGSILAGIQIAIAQPIKIDDVVIVEGEWGRIEEITLTYVVVNIWDKRRLIVPTTYFIEKPFENWTKTSSDILGTVFLYTDYTVPFDEIRTELTKILESTDLWDGDVNVLQVTDSKEQSVEIRALMSAKDSPTAWDLRVLVREKLISFLQKNYPESLPHTRVFVKNLDDLKIQSK
- the hemH gene encoding ferrochelatase; its protein translation is MKGVLMVNLGSPESPTAKDVKPYLDEFLMDERVIDVPNILRNIIVRGIILQTRPKKSAEAYAKIWWDEGSPLVVISERFAKKVSTQIQMPVALGMRYGKMSIKKAMQELKDKGVDDVILVPLYPHYAMSSFETVVVKTMEVKDEFFPEMKITTLPAFYKNEDYIKVLSESIAKHLEGFEYDHILFSYHGIPERHIRKSDPTKFHCKIDGSCCQTNSVAHNTCYRHQCYDTTESVKKYLGLPEDKVSVSFQSRLPNDPWLKPYTDFEFERFPKEGKKRLAVITPAFVSDCLETLEEIAMEGKEQFQEAGGDTYKHIPCLNDDDSWVSVMAEWLNNWEKTEKLPV
- a CDS encoding MATE family efflux transporter; its protein translation is MAKVSADQLGSESIGKLLVKQAVPASIGILVMSLNVLVDSIFVGNWIGSIAIAAINVVLPVSFFIAALGMSVGIGGSSIISRALGANNREKALKTFGNQIALTLLITIIMVILGLTYVDSIIPAFGGKGRIFDPAKVYYTIVLYGVPFLALCMMGNTVIRAEGKPKFAMIAMIIPSIGNLVMDYIFIYIFDWGMAGAAWATTIGYVLCFSYVLYFFISKNSELKIGWSHLKFHLPILKEIGSLGFVTLARQATTSIVYLLMNNILFGLGGEAMVAVYAIVGRMLMFALFPVFGVTQGFLPIAGFNYGAGKYQRVRESISTAIKYAAIMASVVFVGLMIFPAEIASLFLSSKEGISASELAMNAYVLEHTPMAMRLVFAATPIIALQLIGAAYFQAIGKATPALLLTLTRQGFFFIPLIIILPNYMGELGVWLSFPIADVLATIVTGYYLRKEMKKELS